The region CAAGAGCTGTAGGAACAAGCCTAGGGGAGGGCGATGCGTGTCTGGAAGAGAACCAAACataggggcgggggagggggaccccTTCCTTCTAATTCTCTCTCCAGGAATCTCTGGCTTTGGGACAGGACGGCTGTCGTTTGGTTGGGGGAGGCGCCTGGGTTTGTATTTGTCCTGGGCTACCATCCAAGAGAACATGATGTTCCTTAGTGCGCTGGCCGCCGCCCTCGGGCTGGCCGCCATCCAAACcactgcctccccagcctccctgccccacattcccccgcttcctcgccccgcccccttcctcagCTTTGACGTCACCACTGTCTCCCGCCCCCTCTCCTCCATTGACGGCAGCAGGGCCTGGTTACTGTGGGGACCATGAGGCAGTACAACCAGGGCCGTGGGAGCAGGTGAGGGTTGCTGGAGCGCTGGACCCTTTTGTCTATGCAAGAAATAaagatggaggtggaggtgggagaacaAGGACTGTCTGTGTCAGGGCAGATTATTCCTAAATTCCTGAGGAGAACTGGGATGGAAGAAAAATTGTTTCCCGAGAAGAGGTGTCTGAAAACGAGACTAGGGACAGGGCCACAGTATGTGAGATGGGGGTACATTTTCAAGTAGAGAAGTCTGAAAATCTAGGCTTTTAAGTCCTTCGTTTCCTTGCTTTGGTTTTTCTAGGTTATATAAttccccacccctcagctttccacagagccttccctgacccctcagTGAGGAACACCACTTTAAGGAAAGCTTAGGCCATGTGACAGTGAGGGGAGTGCACTCACAGCTGATTATGTCCACATTAGCTGGGGGGGCCTCTTCACTTGCCAACCACGCCCTCAAGGAGCCCTGACAGAAGCTGCTTGTCACGGCCCTGGATGGAGTGGGTCTGTGTAACTGCAGCTCTCCTGGGCGCAGCCTGGCACTTCATCCTCCAAATCAGGCCCCTGTTCATTTTTTAGGATTCAGTGTTCTGCtccctcttcttttaaaaaaaagttgtaattTTCAGCTACTTCCTCATTGGCTgaagccccttcccctctcctatcctttttcatttttaaaatttttatttattgattttagagagaggaaaggagaaatattgatttgttccacttatttttgcattcaatTGTTGACTCTTATATGCACcttgatgggggatcaaacccacaaacttggtgtATTGagacaatgctgtaaccaactgaactacgCAATCCTTTTTTATTGACCACCTGCCATGTGTCAAGTTCTATTCTAGGGACTAGGGAATACAGTAGAGAGATGATGTCCTTGGCCTTCTCTTTTCCTAGTGGCGGCGATCTGAAGCCCTTGCACCCCACCTGTCCCTCTAGTATCTCTCAGGcactccctctgctcccctgtaGCCCTGGATTTCTGGTCCCTCACTTTTGGGGCAGCCTTGAGGGCTGCTGTTTCTTTAAGAGAGAAGCACTAGTCACCCAGTAGGCTGcccagagactttttttttctgattggacATAGAAGCACCTGCCATTGTTTCCCTTCACAGCCCCTATTGGCTCTGACTGCCCATTGTATTATTTGTATCCTTCACTcccacactcccacccccaccccggcatGGATACTCAATTGCTTTCCTCCCAGCTGTCCAAGTATTTGAAGTGTCAGATGAAAGGGTTGTGTAAACCAGCTTTATTATGATTACAAAGGTGGGGAAGGGAACCCAGGAAAGGTCAAGTCAGGTTTCTGtctgtccccctcctcccagggacCAGCTATCTCATTCATCTTGGTTCACTCCCCAGGGTTTGCATTTCTGTTTCCCACCCCTAGCAAGGCCAGGGTATCCTGCAAGTTGGCTCAGTTCACTCACTAAGTGAACATTTCTTAAACACCTACTGCGGCCAGAGCATTGTCCCGGAAGAGGGACAGTTtagttcccctcccctccctttcagTATTCACTGTACAAGGCGTCCTGCACCCAAAGGCTGGGCGGTGGTGTCTGGGGCCCTTCAGTTTAGTGCCAGCACCCAGATCCACGTGCGCCCGCGTGTGTGACACAGCCCTGACCTCAGTAGAGGCCAGTAGCCAATCAGGGGCCAGGATTAGATCCCCAGCCAATCGAGGGCGGGGCCTGTGGCTCCCCGGTAGGAGGCCAATGAGTGGCAGTGCCTGGCATTATGCAACCCGCCTCCTGGCCCCGCGGAGCTTTCACTCGGCTGCGGGCTACAACGGCGGGCAAGCTACCGAAGGGGACTGGCGCGCGGGACAGGTAGGCGTTTCCTTGACCATCCGGGGGCCGGTTACCAACCCCATACAGGACCGCCATTTCCAGCCTAATGTGCCGCTTTCGGCCTAGGCGCTCAGATGGCCCACCAATAATCCATCTTCTATGCCGCTGTCCACTCGCTCTCTGCCCCCGGGGGATCCAGGTGATCCTTGCAACCCCGCACCGGATGTCTGCACTTCTTGACCCTCTTACCTCCTGTTTGCTCTGCACTCCAGTTCTTCTGGTCCCACACCTGACTCGCAGCAGGCATGCCCTCTGCCGTCTTTCTTGTCACTCGGGGGTCTCCAGTTTTCCCTGAGTAGCAGGATCCCTCTGACTTTCCACGCTCCCCGCTCTCCCCCCTCAATCCCTGGCCCGGCGCCGGCCGTGATGTCAGCCCTTTTCGGGCTGGAACATCCCGTTCCCGGCTTTAGTTCCTGCTGTTGGCCAcagccttcccttttctcttggcGCTCAGAAAatgctggggggttgggggtgtggtTGGACCTGGAGTAGGGGAAGAAATATCCGTTGGCTGTTGTGTATCCCCTGCTCAGAGCTGAGTTTGTCTGCTTCGGATGGGGGCGGGGTGCTGTTGTCTAGAAAAGTAGCGGGCTGAGGGAAGAGAATTCCTAGACCCCTGACAAAGGCAGGTGCTGGCTTCGGTTCTGGGGGTTAGGAGAGGGTGTAGGGGGTGGAGAGGGTAAGGCTGTGTGCTAATGACCAGAATGACTCGGATCCAGGCGAGCATTAGGCTGTGGGGCTTTTGTGTGGAGGGCGGTGGCGGTTGTGTTTtgccctggggagcagggccagtCTGCAGAACCCTGATGGGCCGCCTCTCTCGGGGTACTGAGGATGTACTCGAGGTGGGCGAACCCTGGCCACACCCGCCTGTGTGGGGTAGGTAGATCCCCTTCTTCCGCCGGGAAATGGGGGAGGGTCGCTCCTCCCCCCCTCCTGTGGTCCCTCCAGCAACCGCTGAGCTCAGCTGCTGACGTCGGTTTCCCTGGTGACCGTGGCGGTGGCGGAAGCGCATGGTGGGGCCGCGCATGTCTTTGCGCATGTGCAGCGGGGGTGGCGCCGCCCACAGATAAAATTAGTCCTGAGACCTAAATATAGGAGGCCACTGGCTCACCCCCTGCTCAGAGGCCTTGGAGTCTTAGGCACAGTGGGGGCCCGATGGGAATTTGGGGCTGGAAGGCGTCCAGACTTTGGCCCACAGCCGTAGTTCTAGTACACTGCTCAGGCTGTACTTACCCAGGCCACAGTGGCAAGGGATGAGCCCCTTCCCACCTCAAACCCCCTACCAGAACAAGAAACAGAACTACGTAAAGCTCCCTATTAGAAGCCGGGGTCCCAAGAGCGTGGGGACCAGTGCGGGTAGGGTCTGAGTGAGGCTGGCAGGTACTGTGAAGTTAACAGCCCAACTTTCTCTAAACCATCTTTCTTGGTCTCCCTCTCCAGGTACTGGCTGTGGTTGAACTCTTCAATATCAGAGGCTTGGGTCCTCCACCTCACTCCCCTAGCCAGGCCTCTCGGCCCCCTTGTGCATCCGAGGTGGCCTCTCCGTCATCGCTGTTTTCTGTCTGCCCTTCCCATGGCCCAGACATGAGTGGCCCTCTAGAAGGggctgatgggggaggggaccccAGGCCAGGGGAATCCTTTTGTCCTGGAGGGGCCCCATCCCCTGGGCCCCCACAGCACCTGTCTTGCCCTGGCCCCAGCTTGGCTGATGACACGGATGCCAACAGCAATGGTTCAAGTGGCAATGAGTCCAATGGGCCGGAGTCCAGAGGTGCATCTCAGCATAGCTCACATAGCTCTTCCTCTGGCAATGGCAAGGACTCGGCCCTGCTGGAGACCACTGAGAGCAGCAAGAGGTGTGTACAGATGTGTGTTACAGGGTCTGGGAGTGCTCTTAGGAGCAGGCTGGGCTAGGAGGAAGGCCCATGCTGCTAGTCATTTTCTCTTCATCTCAAGCCTGTTGCTTCTCCTTTAGCACAAACTCtcagagcccctccccacccagcagttCCATTGCCTATAGCCTCCTGAGTGCCAGCTCAGAGCAGGACAATCCATCTACCAGTGGATGCAGGTTTGTCGGGtaagggctgggggagaggcggGGGACCTAGGCCATGCTTTGAGGCTAATGTCATACCCCTCCCTTCCGGTGGGCCTTGCAGCAGTGAACAGTCAGCCCGTGCAAGGACCCAGAAGGAACTCATGACAGCATTGCGGGAGCTCAAGCTTCGGCTTCCGCCAGAACGCCGAGGCAAGGGCCGCTCTGGGACCCTGGCCACACTACAGTATGCACTGGCTTGTGTCAAGCAGGTGCAAGGTGAGTGGTGCTTCCTAGGAGGGCAATGGCCAGGTCCTGGGCTACTGCAGTGGGGCCATCTCACTGAATGCCCCACTGCCCTCATCCTGTAGCTAACCAGGAATACTACCAGCAGTGGAGCCTGGAGGAGGGTGAGCCTTGTGCCATGGACATGTCTACCTATACTCTGGAGGAGCTGGAGCACATCACATCTGAATACACGCTTCGCAATCAGGTCAGCTGCAGCCTGGCCTCTCTGTCGTAACTCACCCTCATCCCTACTCCCATGGCTTCTGAATCTGCTTTTTCCTCACCCTCCTGCCCAGGATACCTTCTCCGTGGCTGTCTCCTTCCTGACAGGCCGAATTATCTACATTTCGGAGCAGGCAGGCATCCTGCTGCACTGTAAGCGGGACGTATTCCGGGGTGCCCGCTTCTCAGAGCTCCTGGCTCCCCAGGATGTGGGCGTCTTCTATGGTTCCACTGCCCCATCTCGCCTGCCCACCTGGGGCACTGGGGCTTCAGCAGGTGAGGTCCCCGAGTGCCTGCAGGGGGGATGAGCAGTCGCAGGAAGCTCCTTCTGTGAGGGACCAGGGGACCTGAGATATTCCTTGTTGGGGTCTTCTCAGCCCAGGTAGGGTGTGGGAGCCTGTGCTCACCCCTCTCCTGGTCTGTCCCAGGTTCAGGCTTCAAGGACTTCACCCAGGAGAAGTCTGTCTTTTGCCGTATCAGGTAGGTGGGGGAAGTGGGAGCAGATCCCTTCCACTTTCCACACATCGCCCTTCTTTACTGTGTGAGTGGAGGGTGGGTGGCCTTTCACTGATAGTCCCTAacacctctttctttcccttgctaGAGGAGGTCCTGACCGGGATGCAGGGCCTCGGTACCAGCCATTTCGCCTCACCCCATATGTGACCAAAATCCGGGTCTCCGAGGGGGCCCCGGCACAGCCATGCTGCTTGCTCATCGCAGAACGAATCCACTCGGGTTACGAAGGTGGGCAGGCCAGGGGCCTAGCTGGGGGTGAGGCAGGTCATAACTTTGGGAGGTGTGATTCAGCCCCTTGGAATTTCATAATAGAGAAGGTGTTATAAAGGTGAGGGTTTGAAGCCTCCTTTAGAAGTGGAGTTGGATGAGAGTCCTGAGCTAGGAGAGGGTAAAGCAGAGTGCCTTGTTCTTAGCCCATTACTAATATGGGACACAAGAGTGGTCCAGGCCATCTTTGTAGGCCaagaggcccagggaagggctgtggggaggaTTGCCAGTCGGCCTGATAGGGCCAGAGGAGCTGGACCATTTCAGATGAACTCCAGTGACTACATTTTCTGTGCTCAGCTCCCCGGATCCCTCCAGACAAAAGGATCTTCACTACACGGCACACACCCAGCTGCCTCTTTCAGGATGTGGATGAAAGGTGAGGTCAGAACCTAGAGGAGAAGTGAGTGGCCAGGGCTGAGGCCATGGCCAGGCTGATGCCTCCTCCCATTTCAGGGCTGCCCCACTGCTGGGCTACCTCCCCCAGGATCTTCTGGGAGCCCCAGTGCTCCTGTTCCTGCACCCTGAAGACCGACCCCTCATGCTGGCCATCCATAAGAAGAGTGAGTTCCTCTCACCCTGCTCTTCCTTCCCAGCTGTCTGCAAGGCTTCTTAACGGATGCTCTTGTGGCTGTGTTTCTCAGTGCCTTGCTCTCCTGGATCTCCTATGGGGTGGCTCTCTGTCTTAgctctccttcctgctctcccacACTTTATTTCCCATTCCCTTCAGTCCTACAGCTGGCTGGCCAGCCCTTTGACCACTCTCCCATCCGCTTCTGTGCCCGTAATGGGGAATATGTCACCATGGACACCAGCTGGGCTGGCTTCGTGCACCCCTGGAGCCGCAAGGTGGCCTTTGTGTTGGGTCGCCACAAAGTACGAACGTAAGTGGGCTGGGACCCAGAGCTGGCATTGGATagtgtgggagggggaagggttcgACTCACCCTTTCCCACCTCGCAGGGCACCCCTGAATGAGGACGTGTTCACTCCCCcggtccccagcccagccctgtccctggACTCTGATATTCAGGAACTGTCAGAGCAGATCCATCGGCTGCTGTTACAGGTGAGAGTTGAGGAGAAGGGGCTTGGGAGGTGAAGAAGAGATGCGGTGCAAGGCTGTAGATCCCTAACCTGTTCCTTTCCGCCTCAGCCTGTACACAGCCCTAGTCCCATGGGGCTCTGTGGAGTTGGTCCTGTGACTTCCCCAGGCCCTCTCTTCAGCCCTGGCTCCTCCAGTGATAGCAACGGGGGCGATGCCGAggggcctgggcctcctgccccGGTGAGTGTCCTCCTGTTTCACCCCTCCAGTCTCCCATTCCCCTGTCCTTGGAACCAGCATTGCCAGTCCCAGAGGAGCTCTGCCtcatcccctctcctttctttcttgccCTGCTCTCATCATGGCCTCCACATCTCCTCACTGGTTCTTGTTGCActgtgccctgggccccagaCACTGGCCAGGACCCCTCCCAATGCTTCCTGCTGCCCTGCTCTGTCCCACAGGTGACCTTCCAGCAGATCTGTAAGGATGTCCATCTGGTGAAGCATCAAGGGCAGCAGCTTTTTATTGAGTCCCGGGCTCGGCCTCTGCCTCAGCCCCGCCTCCCTGGTGAGTTGGTGGGGGTGTGGCTGTGGGCGTAGGTGAGAGGTGAGACCAGGTGGTCTCCTGACCTTCACCCCAACCCAGAGGAGCTTTTGTCTCGTTTTTTTCTCCTTGGATCAGCAGCTACAGGCACATTTAAGGCCAAGACCCTTCACTGCCAGTCCCCAGACCCAGAGCTGCAGGTGGACCCTGCTGTAGCCCAGGCCCCACAAGCCTTGGCCCCCGAGGAGGCTGAGAGGAAAGAAACCTCCAGTTGCTCCTATCAGCAGATCAACTGCCTGGACAGCATCCTTAGGTAAGGCCAGTCTGGCACCTCTCCCTCTTGGGCACTGACCCTGCCtaccctgggccctgccctcatGTCTTCTGGGGCATCGCCAGGTACCTGGAGAGCTGCAACATCCCCAGCACGACCAAGCGTAAATGTGCCTCCTCCTCCTACACCACCTCCTCAGCCTCCGATGATGACAAGCAGAGGACAGGCCCAGTCCCTGTCGGGACCAAGAAAGGTGAAGACCTGGTGCATGCCCTGTTTCCACTGCCCGGCTGCTGACCTTCCCTGTGTCTCTCCCCTTTTGCCTTGGGGTCCCCACCTTActctgccctgtccccctcccagcctccagatcTCCAGACCTCCTCCCTGCTGTccatccttccccctcctccctgggatTTCCTCTCCTGACCTCTGGTGGGGGCAGTTGTGGTAACTGGCACCATCTCTTTGCACAGATCCATTGGCAGTGCTGTCTGGGGAGGGGGCCACCCCTCAGAAGGAGCCGGTGGTAGGAGGTACCCTGAGCCCGCTCGCCCTAGCCAATAAGGCGGAGAGTGTGGTGTCTGTCACCAGTCAGTGTAGCTTCAGCTCCACCATCGTCCATGTGGGAGACAAGAAGCCCCCGGAGTCGGGTATGGGCTTGGAGTGAGGGGGCAGTGCCCGGGCTTCCCTTGGTCCCCTAGCCAGAGCTCCCTCCTGTTTACCTTTTCCTGCCCCTTCTGGCCCTAATGGAGAGAAGGAGGCCTCCATTTTAGCTTGGAGCTGCCACTCCTTGCCTCCATCCCCACCAGCCTTTGCTGCTTTGTCTTTTCCCTGCCCTGCTTCCTGTGTTCTTACTGTCAGTTCACACACAGAGTGTGGGTAGGGCGTTCCACCTGAGGTGTGACCACAGAGAGTCAGAAAAACCCTGTTGAAAAACACTGAAGGGCATTGTCCTGGAAAatgtgggagggaagagaaaggggtggGCTTCCCTTCCAAAGAGAGTCATGGCACTGTCATCCTTGGGTAGTGCCACCAGAGGAGACTAGTATCTTCTGCCATGCTGGGACAGCTTTGCATAAAGAGGGCCCAGAGCCAGtcctcagtggggaggagggca is a window of Phyllostomus discolor isolate MPI-MPIP mPhyDis1 chromosome 8, mPhyDis1.pri.v3, whole genome shotgun sequence DNA encoding:
- the PER1 gene encoding period circadian protein homolog 1 isoform X3, with the translated sequence MSGPLEGADGGGDPRPGESFCPGGAPSPGPPQHLSCPGPSLADDTDANSNGSSGNESNGPESRGASQHSSHSSSSGNGKDSALLETTESSKSTNSQSPSPPSSSIAYSLLSASSEQDNPSTSGCSSEQSARARTQKELMTALRELKLRLPPERRGKGRSGTLATLQYALACVKQVQANQEYYQQWSLEEGEPCAMDMSTYTLEELEHITSEYTLRNQDTFSVAVSFLTGRIIYISEQAGILLHCKRDVFRGARFSELLAPQDVGVFYGSTAPSRLPTWGTGASAGSGFKDFTQEKSVFCRIRGGPDRDAGPRYQPFRLTPYVTKIRVSEGAPAQPCCLLIAERIHSGYEAPRIPPDKRIFTTRHTPSCLFQDVDERAAPLLGYLPQDLLGAPVLLFLHPEDRPLMLAIHKKILQLAGQPFDHSPIRFCARNGEYVTMDTSWAGFVHPWSRKVAFVLGRHKVRTAPLNEDVFTPPVPSPALSLDSDIQELSEQIHRLLLQPVHSPSPMGLCGVGPVTSPGPLFSPGSSSDSNGGDAEGPGPPAPVTFQQICKDVHLVKHQGQQLFIESRARPLPQPRLPATGTFKAKTLHCQSPDPELQVDPAVAQAPQALAPEEAERKETSSCSYQQINCLDSILRYLESCNIPSTTKRKCASSSYTTSSASDDDKQRTGPVPVGTKKDPLAVLSGEGATPQKEPVVGGTLSPLALANKAESVVSVTSQCSFSSTIVHVGDKKPPESDIIMMEDLPGLAPGPVPSPAPSPTVAPDPAPDAYRPVGLTKAVLSLHTQKEEQAFLSRFRDLGRLRGFNGSSMAPLAPGERGCHHGPTTPSRRHHCRSKAKRSRHHQAPRVESPCFVSHPSPVPPSASWPPAPAAAPFPAVVQPYPLPVFSPRGGPQPLAPAPTSVPPAAFPAPLVTPVVALVLPNYLYPTPSSYPYGVPQTPAEGPPTPASHSPSPSLPPPPPSPPHRSDSPLFNSRCSSPLQLNLLQLEEPPRVEGGAVAGGPVSSAGPLPPNEEVVEPEARLVEVTESSNQDALSGSSDLLELLLQEDSRSGTGSAASGSLGSGLGSGSGSGSHEGGSTSASITRSSQSSHTSKYFGSIDSSEAEAGAAQARAEPGDQVIKYVLQDPIWLLMANADQRVMMTYQVPSRDVASVLKQDRERLRAMQKQQPRFSEDQRRELGAVHSWVRKGQLPRVLDVMACVDCGSSAQDHGHPDDPLFSGLDGLGLEPMEEGGGEGGGGCEDEGEEAQAQAGAGVSGSQDLAMEEEEQGESSSSPALPATENGTS
- the PER1 gene encoding period circadian protein homolog 1 isoform X2 codes for the protein MSGSAWHYATRLLAPRSFHSAAGYNGGQATEGDWRAGQVLAVVELFNIRGLGPPPHSPSQASRPPCASEVASPSSLFSVCPSHGPDMSGPLEGADGGGDPRPGESFCPGGAPSPGPPQHLSCPGPSLADDTDANSNGSSGNESNGPESRGASQHSSHSSSSGNGKDSALLETTESSKSTNSQSPSPPSSSIAYSLLSASSEQDNPSTSGCSSEQSARARTQKELMTALRELKLRLPPERRGKGRSGTLATLQYALACVKQVQANQEYYQQWSLEEGEPCAMDMSTYTLEELEHITSEYTLRNQDTFSVAVSFLTGRIIYISEQAGILLHCKRDVFRGARFSELLAPQDVGVFYGSTAPSRLPTWGTGASAGSGFKDFTQEKSVFCRIRGGPDRDAGPRYQPFRLTPYVTKIRVSEGAPAQPCCLLIAERIHSGYEAPRIPPDKRIFTTRHTPSCLFQDVDERAAPLLGYLPQDLLGAPVLLFLHPEDRPLMLAIHKKILQLAGQPFDHSPIRFCARNGEYVTMDTSWAGFVHPWSRKVAFVLGRHKVRTAPLNEDVFTPPVPSPALSLDSDIQELSEQIHRLLLQPVHSPSPMGLCGVGPVTSPGPLFSPGSSSDSNGGDAEGPGPPAPVTFQQICKDVHLVKHQGQQLFIESRARPLPQPRLPATGTFKAKTLHCQSPDPELQVDPAVAQAPQALAPEEAERKETSSCSYQQINCLDSILRYLESCNIPSTTKRKCASSSYTTSSASDDDKQRTGPVPVGTKKDIIMMEDLPGLAPGPVPSPAPSPTVAPDPAPDAYRPVGLTKAVLSLHTQKEEQAFLSRFRDLGRLRGFNGSSMAPLAPGERGCHHGPTTPSRRHHCRSKAKRSRHHQAPRVESPCFVSHPSPVPPSASWPPAPAAAPFPAVVQPYPLPVFSPRGGPQPLAPAPTSVPPAAFPAPLVTPVVALVLPNYLYPTPSSYPYGVPQTPAEGPPTPASHSPSPSLPPPPPSPPHRSDSPLFNSRCSSPLQLNLLQLEEPPRVEGGAVAGGPVSSAGPLPPNEEVVEPEARLVEVTESSNQDALSGSSDLLELLLQEDSRSGTGSAASGSLGSGLGSGSGSGSHEGGSTSASITRSSQSSHTSKYFGSIDSSEAEAGAAQARAEPGDQVIKYVLQDPIWLLMANADQRVMMTYQVPSRDVASVLKQDRERLRAMQKQQPRFSEDQRRELGAVHSWVRKGQLPRVLDVMACVDCGSSAQDHGHPDDPLFSGLDGLGLEPMEEGGGEGGGGCEDEGEEAQAQAGAGVSGSQDLAMEEEEQGESSSSPALPATENGTS
- the PER1 gene encoding period circadian protein homolog 1 isoform X1 codes for the protein MSGSAWHYATRLLAPRSFHSAAGYNGGQATEGDWRAGQVLAVVELFNIRGLGPPPHSPSQASRPPCASEVASPSSLFSVCPSHGPDMSGPLEGADGGGDPRPGESFCPGGAPSPGPPQHLSCPGPSLADDTDANSNGSSGNESNGPESRGASQHSSHSSSSGNGKDSALLETTESSKSTNSQSPSPPSSSIAYSLLSASSEQDNPSTSGCSSEQSARARTQKELMTALRELKLRLPPERRGKGRSGTLATLQYALACVKQVQANQEYYQQWSLEEGEPCAMDMSTYTLEELEHITSEYTLRNQDTFSVAVSFLTGRIIYISEQAGILLHCKRDVFRGARFSELLAPQDVGVFYGSTAPSRLPTWGTGASAGSGFKDFTQEKSVFCRIRGGPDRDAGPRYQPFRLTPYVTKIRVSEGAPAQPCCLLIAERIHSGYEAPRIPPDKRIFTTRHTPSCLFQDVDERAAPLLGYLPQDLLGAPVLLFLHPEDRPLMLAIHKKILQLAGQPFDHSPIRFCARNGEYVTMDTSWAGFVHPWSRKVAFVLGRHKVRTAPLNEDVFTPPVPSPALSLDSDIQELSEQIHRLLLQPVHSPSPMGLCGVGPVTSPGPLFSPGSSSDSNGGDAEGPGPPAPVTFQQICKDVHLVKHQGQQLFIESRARPLPQPRLPATGTFKAKTLHCQSPDPELQVDPAVAQAPQALAPEEAERKETSSCSYQQINCLDSILRYLESCNIPSTTKRKCASSSYTTSSASDDDKQRTGPVPVGTKKDPLAVLSGEGATPQKEPVVGGTLSPLALANKAESVVSVTSQCSFSSTIVHVGDKKPPESDIIMMEDLPGLAPGPVPSPAPSPTVAPDPAPDAYRPVGLTKAVLSLHTQKEEQAFLSRFRDLGRLRGFNGSSMAPLAPGERGCHHGPTTPSRRHHCRSKAKRSRHHQAPRVESPCFVSHPSPVPPSASWPPAPAAAPFPAVVQPYPLPVFSPRGGPQPLAPAPTSVPPAAFPAPLVTPVVALVLPNYLYPTPSSYPYGVPQTPAEGPPTPASHSPSPSLPPPPPSPPHRSDSPLFNSRCSSPLQLNLLQLEEPPRVEGGAVAGGPVSSAGPLPPNEEVVEPEARLVEVTESSNQDALSGSSDLLELLLQEDSRSGTGSAASGSLGSGLGSGSGSGSHEGGSTSASITRSSQSSHTSKYFGSIDSSEAEAGAAQARAEPGDQVIKYVLQDPIWLLMANADQRVMMTYQVPSRDVASVLKQDRERLRAMQKQQPRFSEDQRRELGAVHSWVRKGQLPRVLDVMACVDCGSSAQDHGHPDDPLFSGLDGLGLEPMEEGGGEGGGGCEDEGEEAQAQAGAGVSGSQDLAMEEEEQGESSSSPALPATENGTS